A stretch of Bombina bombina isolate aBomBom1 chromosome 2, aBomBom1.pri, whole genome shotgun sequence DNA encodes these proteins:
- the AP5S1 gene encoding AP-5 complex subunit sigma-1, whose amino-acid sequence MVYGFIIHTVGASPGGNDNICRVLHSKIFSCDILDEKLRAEEQYLERERLKRKEQIAVVARQTESMCLQMRQASGRPASDFVVHAVDEAITLHEEDVGVYSLAPGDPFSEEKIVLWVGVFSLGFSMICDAQDNLTLAESSLRLVVKYLIDSLKLLTHSSNVVLKADKIEMTLNKFMPHGQLLFLNHQAVQTLEKELSSGMIY is encoded by the exons ATGGTTTATGGATTCATTATTCACACAGTGGGCGCCAGCCCTGGTGGCAATGACAATATATGTAGAGTTCTGCACTCCAAAATATTCAGCTGTGATATCCTGGATGAGAAGCTGAGAGCTGAAGAACAGTATCTGGAGAGGGAGAGATTAAAAAGGAAGGAGCAGATAGCTGTGGTGGCAAG GCAGACAGAGTCTATGTGTCTGCAGATGCGCCAGGCTTCTGGCCGGCCGGCGAGTGACTTTGTTGTCCATGCAGTGGATGAGGCCATAACTTTACATGAGGAGGACGTTGGCGTTTACAGCCTGGCTCCTGGAGACCCCTTCAGTGAAGAGAAGATTGTCCTGTGGGTGGGAGTCTTCTCGCTTGGCTTCTCTATGATCTGCGATGCACAAGATAACCTGACTCTAGCTGAAAGCAGCTTGCGGCTGGTTGTGAAGTATCTGATTGACTCGCTGAAGCttctcacacacagcagtaacgTTGTGCTAAAAGCAGACAAGATTGAAATGACTCTCAACAAGTTTATGCCCCATGGGCAGCTGCTTTTCCTTAATCACCAAGCTGTACAGACGCTAGAGAAAGAGCTGAGCAGTGGTATGATCTACTAG